In the Microtus pennsylvanicus isolate mMicPen1 chromosome 6, mMicPen1.hap1, whole genome shotgun sequence genome, one interval contains:
- the Rtbdn gene encoding retbindin: MAHKGHLQPSSLDWALRLILAWIFLVACGGSHPLQVMFWGQPGLPASVGTNQLHLAGHPQSSAPQPYRRIQDPGSQTSPVPETCCTSEINGPEASSPGAPLDSCGVPSPECEFFLGRLQRALRNRFHQLLPGVHLEQPLCPELCQIWLTTCKADFTCGPTWLQPSGKRGCEASCRTYGQTFTNAEDLCRTVLGHTLQVAAPGSRHCLNVSISSPRAHRSRTWILNAPGSGSGSGSGDSPE; the protein is encoded by the exons ATGGCCCACAAAGGCCACCTTCAACCCAGCAGCCTGGACTGGGCCCTGCGACTGATCCTGGCATGGATCTTCTTGGTGGCCTGTGGAGGGAGCCACCCACTGCAAGTTATGTTCTGGGGACAACCTGGGCTGCCAGCCAGTGTGGGCACAAACCAGCTGCACCTAGCAG GGCATCCTCAGTCCTCGGCTCCACAGCCTTACCGGAGGATCCAAGATCCTGGTTCACAGACATCACCAGTTCCAGAAACTTGCTGTACTTCAGAGATAAACGGGCCAGAGGCGTCAAGCCCAGGGGCCCCTCTAGATAGCTGCGGTGTGCCAAGCCCAGA ATGTGAATTCTTCTTGGGACGCCTTCAACGTGCCCTCCGCAATCGcttccatcagctgctgcctGGAGTACACCTAGAGCAGCCTCTCTGCCCAGAGCTCTGCCAGATTTG GCTCACTACCTGCAAGGCAGATTTTACCTGTGGCCCAACTTGGCTGCAGCCCTCTGGGAAGAGGGGCTGTGAGGCCAGTTGCCGCACCTATGGGCAG ACCTTCACCAATGCGGAAGACCTGTGCCGCACAGTTCTGGGCCACACACTACAGGTGGCAGCTCCTGGTTCACGCCACTGTCTCAATGTCTCCATCTCCTCTCCACGGGCCCATCGCTCACGCACCTGGATCTTGAATGCTCCAGGCAGTGGCAGCGGTAGCGGCAGCGGTGACAGCCCTGAGTAG